One Phycisphaerae bacterium RAS2 DNA window includes the following coding sequences:
- a CDS encoding phosphodiesterase, which translates to MFAIISDIHGNLEALRTVLADIDQRGIKTIYCLGDIVGYGPEPGGCLDLVSQRATKCLCGNHDHAVFYEPTNFNVAAEKAAYWTRQELESEPDPARRNARWRFLGGLSPRFEMDGILFVHGSPRKPINEYLFPDDVYTNPQKLMASFERMEQLTCFCGHTHVPGVFVDDPYFEPPDELANSKYAIGEEKVIINVGSVGQPRDRDPRAAYVIVNEDEVEFVRIAYNIDVTARKIRDNPNLDDFLGARLYEGK; encoded by the coding sequence ATGTTTGCCATCATTTCGGACATTCACGGAAACCTTGAGGCCCTGCGGACGGTCCTGGCGGACATCGACCAGCGCGGAATAAAGACAATTTACTGTCTCGGAGACATCGTGGGCTACGGCCCGGAGCCGGGCGGCTGCCTGGACCTGGTCTCCCAGCGCGCCACGAAGTGCCTGTGCGGCAACCACGATCACGCGGTATTTTACGAGCCGACGAACTTCAACGTCGCGGCGGAGAAGGCGGCCTACTGGACGCGACAGGAACTGGAAAGCGAGCCGGACCCCGCGCGGCGCAACGCGCGATGGCGGTTTCTCGGCGGCCTGTCGCCGCGGTTCGAGATGGACGGCATCCTGTTTGTGCACGGCTCGCCGCGCAAGCCGATCAACGAGTACCTGTTCCCCGACGACGTGTACACCAATCCGCAGAAGCTGATGGCGAGCTTCGAGCGGATGGAGCAGTTGACCTGCTTCTGCGGTCATACCCATGTGCCGGGGGTGTTCGTGGACGACCCCTACTTCGAACCGCCGGATGAGCTGGCCAATTCCAAATACGCGATTGGCGAAGAGAAGGTGATCATCAACGTCGGCTCGGTGGGTCAGCCGCGCGATCGCGACCCGCGCGCGGCCTACGTGATCGTGAACGAGGACGAAGTGGAGTTTGTGCGCATCGCGTACAACATTGATGTGACGGCGCGGAAGATTCGCGACAATCCGAATCTCGACGATTTTCTTGGCGCGCGGCTGTACGAAGGAAAGTAG
- the yidC gene encoding Membrane protein insertase YidC, producing MDSQGKRTLLAMVICLAILMGWSKLMEIWYPLPPRSTTSTSAATSQDALATSGSASQDGAATPPAASAPTEASSSAAIAPATAAAAPGFTVVEAPQGGLITIGDDHNREVKSESRNPFACAITVNAKGASVAFAKLADYRNTVPRDRKHPEHDPYKLLTMIENATTGQTFTSFAARSLKLVDDNATIDLERTNWTADRRTDNSGESVTLSTTIRQAGADVLKLRKTYRLEHDSLLMRVRYEIENASPRDRRIVWVENGPIGIKQIDSQHEDRRVVTAVKDSSGQITAGSVVMRADVHKEGDEKELIAGDKQFVWAALSNKYFTALLAPASPDGSRDKPGMLSKLVARSPMGEGERLDDLTFDVTYASASPIKAGATYAFETDIYLGPKSAGVINAAPGAEPRKFELINAPDASMCTFPFLRTVMLWLLNHAYRIVGNYGIAIIVLVLIVRTILHPISKRGQINMMKMQKGMATLKPKLEALQQQFKNDKQKLNEETMKLYREEGINPAGQMLGCLPMFLQMPVWVALWTTLNTNIDMRHEAFFGWIRDLSAPDALIPFAGTYHIPLLGSMMGPIHAFNLLPIIMTITMYAQQKIMQKMTQPAVPPAPKYDEQGRVIPDPMVQQQKIMNFMMIFFGFIFYNFPSGLNLYILTSNILGMAEQIYIKKQLKRRDERGDFDPKPAGPQTPKKPSFFQRMQDRAEEMRKLQAERPQATEPKKRKKQRF from the coding sequence ATGGACTCTCAAGGCAAACGGACCCTCCTTGCGATGGTCATCTGCCTCGCCATCCTCATGGGATGGTCGAAGCTGATGGAAATCTGGTACCCCCTTCCCCCGCGATCGACGACTTCCACGTCCGCGGCGACTTCGCAGGACGCCCTCGCGACGAGCGGCTCGGCCTCGCAGGACGGCGCGGCAACCCCGCCCGCCGCCTCCGCGCCGACGGAAGCATCCTCATCCGCCGCAATCGCGCCCGCGACCGCCGCGGCTGCGCCGGGTTTCACCGTCGTTGAAGCCCCGCAGGGCGGCCTCATCACGATCGGCGACGACCACAACCGCGAGGTGAAATCCGAATCACGCAATCCCTTTGCCTGCGCCATCACGGTGAACGCGAAGGGCGCGTCGGTCGCGTTCGCCAAGCTGGCCGATTATCGAAACACCGTGCCGCGCGACCGCAAGCACCCGGAGCACGATCCCTACAAGCTGCTCACCATGATCGAGAACGCGACGACGGGGCAGACGTTCACCTCGTTCGCCGCGCGATCCCTGAAGCTCGTCGACGACAACGCCACGATCGACCTGGAACGCACCAACTGGACAGCCGACCGGCGCACCGACAACAGCGGCGAATCGGTCACTCTTTCGACAACGATCCGACAGGCCGGCGCCGATGTGCTGAAGCTGCGCAAGACCTATCGCCTGGAACACGATTCGCTGCTGATGCGAGTGCGGTACGAAATCGAGAACGCGTCGCCGCGCGACCGGCGGATCGTCTGGGTGGAGAACGGTCCGATCGGCATCAAACAGATTGATTCGCAACACGAGGATCGGCGCGTCGTCACGGCGGTCAAGGATTCGTCGGGGCAGATCACGGCCGGGTCGGTCGTCATGCGGGCGGATGTCCACAAGGAGGGCGACGAGAAGGAGCTGATCGCCGGCGACAAGCAGTTCGTCTGGGCGGCGTTGAGCAACAAGTACTTCACCGCGCTGCTCGCACCGGCCTCGCCGGACGGCTCGCGCGACAAGCCGGGAATGTTGAGCAAGCTCGTCGCGCGGTCGCCGATGGGCGAGGGCGAAAGGCTGGACGATCTGACGTTCGACGTGACGTACGCATCGGCATCGCCGATCAAGGCCGGCGCGACGTACGCGTTTGAGACAGACATTTATCTCGGGCCGAAGAGCGCGGGCGTGATCAACGCCGCGCCCGGCGCCGAGCCGCGCAAGTTCGAGCTGATCAACGCGCCCGACGCGTCGATGTGCACGTTCCCGTTCCTGCGCACCGTCATGCTCTGGCTGCTCAATCACGCCTATCGCATCGTGGGGAACTACGGCATCGCCATCATCGTGCTGGTGCTGATCGTTCGCACGATCCTGCACCCGATCTCCAAGCGGGGGCAGATCAACATGATGAAGATGCAAAAAGGCATGGCGACGCTGAAGCCCAAGCTCGAAGCCCTCCAGCAGCAATTCAAGAACGACAAGCAGAAGCTGAACGAAGAGACGATGAAGCTCTACCGCGAGGAGGGCATCAACCCCGCCGGTCAGATGCTGGGCTGCCTGCCGATGTTTCTTCAGATGCCGGTATGGGTCGCGCTCTGGACGACGCTGAATACAAATATCGACATGCGACACGAGGCGTTCTTCGGCTGGATTCGCGATCTGTCGGCGCCCGATGCGCTCATTCCCTTCGCCGGCACCTATCACATCCCGCTGCTTGGCAGCATGATGGGCCCGATCCACGCCTTCAACCTGCTGCCGATCATCATGACCATCACCATGTACGCGCAGCAGAAGATCATGCAGAAGATGACCCAGCCCGCCGTGCCTCCCGCCCCGAAGTACGATGAGCAAGGCCGCGTCATTCCCGACCCGATGGTCCAGCAGCAGAAGATCATGAACTTCATGATGATCTTCTTCGGGTTCATCTTCTACAACTTCCCCAGCGGGCTGAATCTGTACATTCTTACGAGCAACATCCTTGGCATGGCCGAGCAGATCTACATCAAGAAGCAACTGAAGCGGCGCGACGAGCGCGGCGACTTCGACCCGAAGCCCGCCGGGCCGCAGACACCGAAGAAGCCCTCGTTCTTCCAGCGCATGCAGGATCGCGCCGAGGAGATGCGCAAACTTCAGGCCGAGCGGCCCCAAGCAACGGAGCCGAAGAAACGCAAGAAGCAGCGATTCTGA
- a CDS encoding TM2 domain protein: MVYYFVIGNDGQRYGPADVDSLVLWAREGRLIPETILVESGTEVQRRADTIVALAAVFTAFDARRVALERSEAQTLPARGARREAGRDAAQGGERPAPPVSPGFGLLPLERELPAVGSKSRVVAGLLGIFLGALGIHRFYLGYTGIGLLMLLITVAGGAATFVCMPGSGCGFVALWGFIEGVLCLCGSMRDANGRELA; the protein is encoded by the coding sequence GTGGTCTATTACTTCGTCATCGGCAACGACGGTCAGCGCTACGGCCCGGCCGACGTGGATTCGCTCGTTCTATGGGCGCGCGAAGGCCGCCTGATCCCCGAGACGATTCTTGTCGAATCGGGCACCGAGGTGCAGCGCCGCGCCGATACAATTGTCGCGCTGGCAGCCGTCTTCACGGCGTTCGATGCGCGGCGCGTGGCGCTGGAGCGCAGCGAGGCGCAGACGCTGCCCGCGCGCGGTGCACGGCGCGAGGCCGGGCGTGACGCAGCGCAGGGCGGCGAGCGTCCTGCGCCCCCGGTGTCGCCGGGCTTCGGGTTGTTGCCGCTGGAGCGGGAGCTTCCGGCCGTCGGGTCGAAGAGCCGCGTCGTGGCGGGTTTGCTGGGAATCTTCCTCGGGGCGCTGGGCATCCACCGGTTCTATCTCGGCTACACGGGCATCGGCCTGCTGATGCTGCTGATCACCGTGGCCGGCGGCGCTGCGACGTTTGTCTGCATGCCCGGCTCGGGCTGCGGATTCGTCGCCCTGTGGGGCTTCATCGAGGGTGTGCTTTGCTTGTGTGGTTCGATGCGGGATGCCAACGGTCGCGAGCTGGCGTAG
- a CDS encoding Bacterial SH3 domain protein, which translates to MRKAFIAFSLLCVMGGAGLVRGQSTPAGSPPPFPWEGEITASNVYVRSGAGSNWYPTTKLNNGDRVVVLGEKFGWYQVAPVPGSFSYVDAAMVDRAAGAKKGTIKQDKVYIRAGSALESRKNATQVVLNKGDSVEIQGEADGFLKIAPPPGATLFVSKQYVRPVDARLRSGMVEKHLSNQPRSLPPENKPADIPPSPMQPGNAVAGGEGAKPVTPQPGANLPTGEQPTQTADASTPTGAGVTEGIKVPMTEGGDEAATSQPGAPTSDTKLATGPSADGAAMNPVAAADKAKPDAKTDKKTASAAKTPPKKADVPAGQPRKTPDRYKAMLTVLESELVAMLAKPLEQQDSEGLRKKYEEIANQSEEYVPAEVAKIRVRQLRDRATLKLARKDLNSDAEEIAAYRANMDQERMKILRRKVSKAMERFELEGELWRSHAFSPESRRYRLVDPSSKATVAYVDIPVGVDPNPDHLIGRLVGINTRTQKFSPSARVPIAEAREVIDLSIRKMPPADELGELPPAGAGANIPAGAGNPLTSGTPAKPAGEPSASAGEAGEADEADDQLP; encoded by the coding sequence ATGCGCAAAGCGTTCATTGCATTTTCGTTGCTGTGTGTCATGGGCGGGGCCGGTTTGGTCCGGGGTCAATCCACGCCCGCGGGAAGCCCGCCGCCGTTTCCGTGGGAGGGCGAAATCACCGCTTCCAACGTTTACGTGCGCAGCGGCGCGGGCAGCAATTGGTACCCGACGACCAAACTCAACAATGGTGACCGCGTCGTCGTGCTGGGAGAGAAGTTCGGCTGGTATCAGGTCGCGCCGGTTCCCGGCAGCTTCAGCTACGTCGACGCCGCAATGGTGGATCGCGCGGCCGGGGCGAAGAAGGGCACGATCAAACAGGACAAAGTCTATATTCGGGCGGGCAGCGCGCTGGAATCGCGCAAGAACGCGACGCAGGTCGTGCTGAACAAGGGCGACTCGGTCGAGATTCAGGGCGAGGCCGATGGGTTCCTGAAAATCGCTCCGCCGCCCGGCGCGACGCTGTTCGTCTCCAAGCAATACGTCCGCCCGGTCGATGCACGGCTGCGCAGCGGCATGGTGGAGAAGCACTTGAGCAACCAGCCGCGAAGCCTGCCGCCGGAGAACAAACCGGCGGACATTCCGCCCAGCCCGATGCAGCCGGGCAACGCGGTCGCCGGTGGCGAGGGCGCCAAGCCTGTTACGCCGCAACCGGGCGCCAATCTGCCGACCGGCGAGCAGCCGACCCAGACGGCCGACGCCTCGACGCCGACCGGCGCCGGAGTGACCGAAGGGATCAAGGTCCCGATGACTGAAGGCGGCGATGAGGCAGCGACGAGCCAGCCGGGCGCACCGACGAGTGACACGAAGCTGGCAACCGGACCGAGTGCTGATGGGGCGGCGATGAACCCGGTTGCCGCCGCAGACAAGGCCAAGCCGGACGCCAAGACCGACAAGAAGACGGCATCCGCGGCGAAGACGCCGCCGAAGAAGGCCGACGTTCCGGCCGGTCAGCCGCGCAAGACGCCCGACCGTTACAAGGCGATGTTGACGGTGCTGGAGAGTGAGCTGGTGGCGATGCTGGCCAAGCCGCTGGAGCAGCAGGACTCCGAAGGTTTGCGCAAGAAGTACGAAGAGATCGCCAACCAGTCCGAGGAATACGTCCCGGCCGAAGTGGCGAAAATCCGCGTTCGCCAGCTTCGAGACCGCGCGACGCTCAAGCTGGCCCGCAAGGACTTGAACTCGGACGCCGAAGAAATCGCCGCCTACCGTGCCAACATGGACCAGGAGCGGATGAAGATCCTGCGCCGAAAGGTCTCCAAGGCGATGGAGCGCTTCGAGTTGGAAGGCGAACTGTGGCGAAGCCACGCCTTCTCGCCGGAGAGCCGCCGTTACCGACTGGTGGATCCGTCCAGCAAGGCGACCGTTGCGTACGTGGATATTCCCGTCGGCGTTGATCCGAATCCAGACCATCTGATCGGCCGGCTGGTCGGCATCAACACGCGAACGCAGAAATTTAGTCCGTCGGCTCGCGTTCCCATCGCCGAGGCGCGGGAGGTCATCGACCTCTCGATTCGCAAGATGCCGCCCGCGGACGAGTTGGGCGAGCTTCCTCCGGCCGGCGCCGGTGCGAATATTCCGGCCGGTGCGGGCAATCCCCTGACCTCCGGAACCCCGGCGAAGCCCGCAGGAGAGCCTTCCGCCTCGGCGGGCGAGGCGGGCGAGGCGGACGAGGCGGACGATCAGCTGCCCTGA
- the kdsA gene encoding 2-dehydro-3-deoxyphosphooctonate aldolase, giving the protein MGIESVDIGPFSIGAGRPLAVIAGPCIIESTEHCLMVARRMADICKGLGLPYVFKCSFDKANRTSADGFRGPGLESGLATLAEVKRRVGVPVLTDIHVEQQAAPAAEVCDILQIPAFLCRQTDLLVAAARTGKPVNIKKGQFMAPEQMVQAVRKVTSAGNQKVLLTDRGSFFGYGRLVNDFTALPVMRAFAPVVFDATHSCQIPGGQGTQSGGLRQFVPLLARAAVAAGCDALFIEVHDNPDAAKSDSATVFPLDQVEGLLSTCRKIRSAVESG; this is encoded by the coding sequence ATGGGAATCGAAAGCGTAGACATCGGTCCTTTCTCGATTGGCGCGGGTCGGCCGCTCGCAGTCATCGCCGGGCCGTGCATCATTGAGTCCACCGAGCACTGCCTGATGGTCGCACGGCGGATGGCCGACATTTGTAAAGGTCTCGGCCTGCCGTACGTCTTCAAGTGCAGCTTCGACAAGGCCAATCGCACCAGCGCCGACGGATTTCGCGGGCCCGGGTTGGAATCCGGGCTGGCTACGCTGGCGGAAGTAAAGCGACGCGTCGGCGTGCCGGTGTTGACGGACATCCATGTCGAGCAACAGGCCGCGCCCGCCGCCGAAGTCTGCGACATCCTGCAGATTCCCGCGTTCCTCTGTCGACAAACCGATCTCCTTGTCGCCGCCGCTCGGACGGGAAAACCTGTGAACATCAAGAAAGGCCAGTTCATGGCGCCCGAACAGATGGTTCAGGCGGTGCGAAAAGTGACCAGCGCGGGCAATCAGAAAGTTCTGCTGACCGACCGCGGCTCGTTCTTTGGCTACGGCCGACTGGTGAACGATTTCACGGCGCTGCCGGTGATGCGCGCGTTCGCCCCAGTCGTGTTTGACGCGACGCACAGTTGCCAGATTCCCGGCGGGCAGGGCACGCAATCCGGCGGGCTGCGGCAATTCGTTCCATTGCTCGCGCGGGCGGCGGTCGCGGCCGGTTGCGACGCGCTGTTTATTGAGGTCCACGACAATCCCGACGCGGCGAAGTCCGATTCCGCCACCGTCTTTCCGCTGGACCAGGTCGAAGGGCTGCTTTCAACCTGCCGGAAGATTCGATCCGCGGTAGAATCAGGCTAA
- the pspA_1 gene encoding Phosphoserine phosphatase 1 — protein MLAYVIRHAESHFNVDPAAGLNSSLTPRGLRQAAAVARRLKPVAISAIYASPFDRCLQTAAALAEGRPNIPVFIRPELWEYHHVPSGSRVDTGLGGIDEVIARFPIAKSCPDCSRAMDWPAVDESRESMLQRTRAMADFLKARWTGPDDTVVVISHGSPIARLIEAWLTDIPGPSFRFVIENAALTALRHEPAPDGSTPGVRSLICLNDITHLHGAGSALAPHDLLSPTSSNFNADGTVKPRRASSYW, from the coding sequence GTGCTTGCCTACGTGATCCGACATGCCGAATCGCACTTCAACGTTGACCCGGCCGCGGGATTGAACAGCTCGTTGACGCCGCGCGGGCTTCGACAGGCCGCCGCCGTCGCGCGCCGACTGAAGCCCGTTGCGATTTCCGCCATTTATGCAAGCCCGTTTGACCGGTGCCTGCAAACCGCCGCCGCCTTGGCAGAGGGTCGGCCGAACATCCCGGTCTTCATCCGCCCGGAACTCTGGGAGTATCACCACGTGCCCTCCGGGTCGCGTGTCGATACCGGCCTGGGCGGCATCGACGAGGTCATCGCGCGATTCCCGATCGCGAAGTCCTGTCCCGATTGCAGTAGAGCGATGGACTGGCCCGCCGTCGACGAATCGCGGGAGTCGATGCTGCAACGAACGCGCGCGATGGCGGACTTTCTCAAAGCGAGATGGACCGGACCGGACGATACCGTCGTCGTCATCAGCCACGGCAGCCCGATCGCGCGGCTGATCGAGGCCTGGCTGACCGACATTCCGGGGCCGTCTTTTCGATTCGTGATCGAGAATGCAGCGTTGACGGCGCTACGCCACGAACCGGCCCCGGATGGAAGCACACCGGGCGTCCGAAGCCTGATCTGCCTCAACGACATTACGCATCTTCATGGCGCAGGGTCGGCGCTCGCCCCGCACGACCTGCTCTCGCCGACCAGTTCGAATTTCAACGCCGACGGGACGGTCAAACCCCGCCGCGCGTCAAGTTACTGGTAG